The Silene latifolia isolate original U9 population chromosome Y, ASM4854445v1, whole genome shotgun sequence sequence AGGTTTGACTCTTCACACAGGAAGATACATCGTCAGAAGATGAAGAAGTAGAGAATAGAGAATGATGTATTTGTGAGGATGTTGACGATGGAAGAAGCGCAAGTTCTAACCGTGTTTATTTTTGGTTTTGAAATGCATTTGGTTAgatgttggtttttattttggttttgaaCTTAACCATTTGGTCAGTTGATTTTGTTTAGTAAAGGAAATTAAGCAATTGTGAGAACCTTGAAGGTGAATTTTAATGAAAGTTGGACCTCAATGTGTCTGAAATCTCGTTTACTTACGAAATTTATTTGTTtcctattttgtgaatcctataccttaatTTCTAAAACTGGAAAGTGATTTCGTAAAATTTGAACTTAAATGTGCGCAATCGTTTACTTACCAAGTTGTTAATTTcgtattttgtgaatcttataccttaatttgtgaaacttGGACCTGATTTTGTGTAACTTGAATTGAAAATGTGTGGAATCTTATAGTACAAAGTTTTTAATTTCATAACTTGTGAATCCTacaccttaatttgtgaaactggaaggcaattttgtgaaacttggtcatagatggtcgaaatcacctattttgctaattttcttattttttgaaTCCTAAACCTTGTTTTCTAAATCCTAGAGCTTGTATTAGGAATGTTTTAAGGCAATCTTGTGAACTTGGTCATAAattgtcgaaatcacctattttgctatttttcttattttgtaaatcttagaccttattttgtgaatcctagagtttatattgtgaaactagaaggcactattgtgaaacttggtcataaatggtcgaaaatcacctattttgctttttttcttattttgtgaatcatatactccctccaattctgcCTAtagttccctctttccttttcgaTGATAGTCAAGTTttgttccctctttccttatttATTAAATTTTCTGGTGGTGAAATGACCATAGTGTCCTTATTGCATTTTGTTATTTACTCATTGTGCCATCCACTTGGCCCACACCTTTTACACTAACCCAACCCAATTACCCCCTCCCAATTCTAATTTGGACCCCCTAATTTACCCAGCCCAAATCTAACCCACTAATTAACCTAATCACTCCCGCCTATTTCTACGACACTCTAGAGGCTTCTCTTAGAAACCCTAACAATGTTCATCGTCTCTTCCTGATTAACTCAGCCGTTCCCATTGTCTCTTCCTTTCTCCCTCAATTTGTCCGCCTATATTCTTCATTatcttcatcctcttcatctTCACACACAAAATCTGAGACTCTTTCCCTCAATCTCTTCATCGCCTATTCttcaaacacaaaatctcatacCCATTTCTGTCAAGTTTCTCATGTCTGATAATATGAGATACGATTATGAAGATGAGTGTTCATATTCATATCTGGTTTTTGAAGAAGATCCGTGTACATTTAACATGTTTACTGTTGATGTTCCAGAAGTTGTGTATGAATCTGATATTGAAGAAGCGATGGCCTCTGAATCTTGGATTTTGGACGGGTCAGTGATGATTTCTACAAAAAAAAATGAGCCTGAATCATCTGATCTTCCATCCTCTGAGTTTGTTCCTGATTCTATGGGTGATGTTGACACTGTTGTGCCAGAAACATGTCCTGAGTTTTTGGCATTTGATAAGAGGATGAAAGAACTTGATCGTGAAGCTAATAGAAGAATAATCGCGGCTGAGGAGCGAAGAAAGAGGGTATTGGCGATGCAAGATACTCCTGAATATAAGAGATGGTTTATTTTGGAGATCTCTAAATATTTTCCAGCATTTAAAGTTGCACTTGAAGATCTTTAGAGGTTGATCTCAATTGATctttttttctatttatttttcAGTTTATTTAAATTAACTAATGATGAAATTGCATGCATATTGTTAATTAAAGCCCAATGATAATTATTTGAGGGCCTGataattgtttgcatgcataatgcCACCATTATCTTAGATTTTGACGAGGCTATGCATGCATTCAATCATCATGTGCTGTTATTATCATTATTGTAATCAAGTTGTAtcccaaggggagatttaaaTAAACAGCGTCACCAACATCATCAACATCAAAATGTGCAAACTTAATACAGACTTAAAATGAACCtagaattaacaaaaaaaaatacagCTTGTTCTTAAGTTTGACTGTCTGCTGCTTTTTGGTTGTGAACATGTTGTTTTCTGGTTCTTTTACTTGCTGAGTCTATTCTTGACTGCTGTCACTGGTTGGTTGTTGTACTATTTTCTTCTGGTTACACAAAATGAGTACATCAACCAACCAAAGTTGATGGTTGGCGTCTTAACTGTCTACTATATCAAATACGGTGAATCTGACATTACAGCATCTACCAACTCAGTAATATTTTCTGCATTACCTGCATTAGCAACATCAACATTGTTAATATACCTGATGCTGTCTTTTACCAAGCTTTTTTCTGCCTCTAAATACTCTGGGAGTAATCCTTCCTTTGCTAATTTGCTCTTATGCATGTGTGGTATTTTGTAATCATTATGTCCTCTTCGTTTTAAGACTTCTAGCATACAACCCTGCATTGTAATGAACACATAATTTAGCTTAATCACTTCTAAATTGTCGAAGGCAGTTGTTACTGCTACCACTAGCTCATCCAATTTGTATGAATTGGTGAGTGTTTGGAGAGACTGGATGGCCCTAAAAAACCCCAAATCCAACACATTAAGGTCTGGTGAATTTGGGGGTTGCTGAACTAATTGTATGTTCCACCCATCACTGCTTGCTGCCTCTCTGAAATCTAGATCATTGTTGCTGATGTGTGGCCTTGCATTATCTTGCTGGATGAATATGTTTTTACTTGCATTTGCAGGCCATTTTCTCTTGATTTCTGGTAGCACCACCCCTAGCATCATATTTTTGATAACTGGTTTGGTAATGCTTTTAATTGGTTTTGTCTCTAGTGTGCCTGCAACCCTATTCTTTGAGTTTCTTTGGGCTGGCTCCAAAGAAACAAAGGGCCAAATTCCTATCTTTCCATCAAAAACATATTCATTGTTATTTGAAAATTTTGGTCTCACAACAGCACACATAAACATGATTTTGCCTATGTAAGATTTTGATTGAACACTTCTGAATGGTTCTTCTTCTGGGTCTGGTTCTGTCTGACTTAAGTAGTACCTTTGCCCATCTTTAGTGATGTAAAACCATTTCTCATCTATGTATATAAGATTACCTTGGTCTTTGAACATGATTTTACTTAGCATTTCATCATAATAAAGCTTTGAGAGACAGAAAATTAACCTAGCAAGCTTATTTTTGTCTGTGAAACTTGGTTTTAGAGCATTGGTATGACTCCTTATCACTTTACTTTTAACCCATCTACAGACAGTTGACTGACTTACAGCCATAGCAGCGGCCACCCTTTTTTGAGTAGTCTTGAGTTTGTAGTGAATGCTTTTGAACCTTGCAGCATCAAATGTCACCTTGTTAGTTCCTTCCCTTCCCTTTAGTTTGTTATTCACGTTAATGAGTTCCCCTGCATCTCTTTGTTGCTTTGCTTCATTCCATAAATTCGTGATGGCTTTCCTGGTTACACCATATTGTTGAGCCAACTCTAGCATGGTACCCCTGACTTGTTTCCCATTTATACATTTCAGAAGTATAATCTGAATAATTTTTGCTCTCTCTAAGTTACTCAAGTTTCTGATTTTCTTTGCCATGAATTTGTTTGTGTTTAAGGATAATTTATTTGGATGTATTTAATGAGattttttgtttgtttgcatATAAATGATCTGCCTATAACAGTGACTTTCTATATATAGCTGtaacaaaccctaattatttgaatTGCACATAATGTTGATTGATGTTAGCGCAAATTTGGAACTGCTCTGAAATGTTCTAATTGGCGCAATCCTGAAAATTTGGCCTAAATTTGATCTTAATTTGGTgccaaatttcaaataatttatcCACTTGTGTGTCCTCTTGATGTTAGTTTTGATTAATGACAATgaaggaagaagtgaaagaaaacccACGCAAATCTGAAGTTAATCTCATTTTGTAGCTTTATGAATCTATAAATCTGAATAAGTGTAAGTTTAGTTTTAGAATTTTTATGAAGGGTTGTAATTTTATGAATCTAGAAATCTCAACATTGTAATTTAAGTAATGTAGAAATTGTAAGAAATGTAGAAATTTCAGAAAAATTATGAGATGTATGAAGTGTACAATTTTCTGAAATTGTATGAACATTATGGCCCACGGTTTATGTAATTTTGGAGGGAAGGATTAAGTTTAATCCATATTGCTTTAGTTTAATTAATCTTCTCTTCTCTTTCCTACATACAAGTCAACttgtcctttttttttctttattcatTTTCCTTAAATGCTGTGCACAAAGGCTTGGGGAACTTCAAgcagaattggagggagtatcttGTTTTGTGATTCCTGGGGCTTATATTGTTAAACTAGAAGGCACTGTCGAAATCATCTATTttactctttttcttattttgtgaatcttatactttgttttgtgaatcctgaacCTTATATTGtaaaactagaagataatattgtGAACCTTGGCCATAAATGGGTGACATGACGTTTCTTTTTCAAATTTTGCGAATcgtagagcttatattgtgaaacctGGCCCTCATTGTGTGAAACTTAACCCCTAATTTGTGAAATAGTTTTGTTTGGACGGAGATTAGGACGATATCAAACTGAAATCATTCAGAGATTAGGTTGAGTAATGCACCTGTAAGTGCTTAATACTTGGTTTGAAAAGAATGTTCAGAGTAGCGAGTAGCGGCATCTCGTATTTCTATATGAACAATTTGTACTCAATGAAGAATTATAATGGCATAAAATAGGCCGCTTCAACAATACTATGAGAAGCCATAGTGACTTGAAATTCGATGCAACAAAAAAAATCGAAAGTAGGCTGAATCTTTTAAATCAAAGTATTATGCCAATACAGCAGGTGCAAGCACAAGCTTAGTACCTTGAGCTAAAAGTATAGCAACACTAAGAACATTCTTATTGATCATATAAACATCTTCAGGCAGTGTCTTCAACGTGCAGAACAAACCCAGATGGTCAGAGAGACGAAAACGATTCATGCTAAATTCTTTTTTTTAGTTGGTTCGACAGAAGTAGAACCCTCGCCACCCTCCTTTCTAACATGCCGCTTCATATTAGCTGTAGCTGCACCAAGTTAGGGAAAAAACATAATAACTAAACGATTTCACACGTTAAcatccaagtttcacaatataagcacCAGTTAATAGAAACCATTCTAAGTAGACGATTTCACACATTGATGACCAAGATTCACAATATAATCTTCTAGTTTTACAATATAAgcttatgattcacaaaataagaaaaacaaacttCATGAATAAAATATAGCACTCCTACAAACCAAGGTTCACAATATCACTCATACATGACCAAggttccttattttggtctttttcttattttgtgaatcctagaacttatATTGTGAATGCTAGAAAGCAATATTGCAAAACTTGGATGAGGGTCAAAAGAAAACCCTAAAAGGGGATTGCAAAATTGAATAAAGCCATCTTAACTTCTTATTCTGGTCGATACAATTATTTCTTACTATGAAATGAACTAATTTAAGTCCTAACTTCACAAAATTaggtccaggtttcacaaaaaCAATTTTCATAAAATTAGGTCTAGAGTTCACATAATCatgtctaggtttcacaaaatcagatctgggtttcacaaaatgaaatccaggtttcacaaaatcaagcTTCATAAATCAAGTCGAGATTTCACATAATCAGGTACAAAGTTCACAAAACTAGCTCTAAGGTTCATAATATTAGCTCCAACATTCACATAATCTTATACCACCCAATCTCACTTATGACAATTATAATtcgaaaaatgacaaaaaatagaATGACTAAAAATAGGCCTAAGGTGACAGACTAtatacctcaagtgactgaaacTTTGAACTCAGGTCATATAACAAACCTTTTCCGATGAATGTTGAAATCTCCTGCTACAATAATAGGGATTTAGGCTTCGTGAATGACTGACAATCCCTTAAGAAGCAGATAGGCCTGAAGCGATTTTAAATCAGCCAAATTATTGTCTGCTGAAAGATGCGCATTCACTATTAAATCGCATCACTAGTTTACTTGCTCGTGGATGATGAACTTCCTTTCTCCATATACGAAATCACCAATCTAATTCAGTCCATGGGTTGTCTGGAAGGTTTTCAGATGGATCAGGTTTTCAGATGGATCACTTTCTTGATGATAAGCTTCCGTGCTTGGAGATGTCTTGCATTCTTCAATAACAGACTTTTTGCCATTGGATGTTTCGCATTCCTGAACATCAATCTCTTTGCTTGTAGACGTCTCACATTCTTCATTAACACGCTCTTGACCTCTGTATGTTTCGCATTCCTGCACAAAATTATTTAAGTCCTAGTCAACCAAAACACAATACACACAAGGTATACGAAGAGAAGGCATACAATATTACTGGAATAAGATCATACTTGTACAACTGAAAATTACTGGAATAAGATCATACCTAACCCGTGACTAAACATGTGGGAAGAAGAGAAGCGGGAATACAGAATCATGTAAGAGATTTGCAAGATACCATCAATGAAAATAAATGAGTTGAAAAGTCAAGGGTACAACCAAATAGCGTATATGAAAGTCCTAAAAGCACTTGTAAAATGGCAAAAAGGTCCACACCACAACAAAAAATGAAGGGTCAAGCATATCAGATAAACAATATAAGGAACACAACAAGAAAGAAATCTACTCTCAGACAAGATGCAAGTAGACATTCTGTTGATGGAGGTACAAAGATTTCGAAATCAAGAAAAGGAACTAAGAATAAAGAACAACAGCGAATACAATGAAAACATAATATTACAGCTATGCCAACCAAATACACAATAAGCCAAAAGGAAATAACAAATAAACTCTAACATCGCACTTGAAGTATATACAACACGAGCAAAATGCTAGGCAAAACAATGCAGATGAGGTGTAGCTACTGAACACTCAAGTAACAACACGTTTAAAAAGACGGAGTAGCTATTGAAATTTCCTCAAAACCTCCAAAAATGAAACAGACATCCAAAGAACGGCAAGGTAATCACAAAATAATGTACTTAAGCATccaaaaaatagcaaaataaaggCGAAAACTACTAAAATTaacaatgaaacaacaacaacaaaagtcAGACTAAGAGGTTTATCCTCACAAACCTAGGTATTATATATGATCAGCATTTCGTAATTGTGTTTCGTCACAAATTAACCTAggttacatgaaatcgattataATTAACAGTGAACAATAACAACGACACTTCAACTGCGAGCATAATCAAGCAGAAAAGGAACACATAGAAATCGATGAAAGTCGAGTGGAGGAAAATAGTAAAACAAGAGCAAAACttagtaattaaactaattaaataagtttataaccaaatttttatcaaaataagcAAAAAAAACGAAATCTAATACAGAAAGGGAAAGGAACATACGATGAAGCGGAGAAATCGGGATGAATCGAAATGAAAATTAAACTGGCTGATAGAGAAATCGGGATGAATCGAAATCGAAAACTTAGTAATTAAATCAGTAATTAAACTAGTTGATAAAGAATTGTGATAGATGCGGAATGAAATCAGGATGAATCGAAATGAAAATTAGTGATCGAAATTACCTAACTTTAGGATGATAATGGAGGTCGAAAAGCTCAGTGGTAATGGCGGGACGGAAGCTGAGCGATAAAATGGTGTCGAAATCTGACTGAATGGTGAAGACGGACCTCAGCAGAAGACGAGCTGTAGAGAGAGAGTGTGAACGGAGTAAATGCGACGGAGTAAATGATTCAGTATGAGGGGAAATATGCAGTTTGATAGAGTTATATAAGGGGACACGTGTCAACATCTAAGGCACTTGTAGTTTTTTAATCCGACGGTTTAGAATGGGTACAGCTGCCTCACTCTAAGAAGGGTGTCTCGcatgattcaatatatatatatatatatatatatatatatatatatatatatatatatatagagagagagagagagagagagagagagagagagagagagagagagagagagaaagagagagatttaggatcctatgagaaccacccttcccatgagaaccatgagaaccattgTCCACCATCAGATCTATCAATCCAACGGATTATATCATGACGCGCGTCCAACTTTTTAACTAATGGCTATTTTTGTCAACTTGCATATTCTTTCATAACAGTCTTATTCCTCTTTACTCGTCTTCTTCATTTCACCTTTTTTTAACTTTCCCAATTTTATACGGAGTACTTCTTTCAATCTAGCTAGCTATTCTTCCAATGAAATCAAGGTAAGATCCTTCAATTTCTTCTCCACTTCATAATTGTTTCACGATTCTGTGTATTTGATTGCATGCCCCCCTTTGTTTTTCTTCTAATTTAATTCTTCTAATGATTTGTATTGTTGATTGCATGTTCGTCTCTGATGTTCAGCTCATTTTACTAATTACAGTTaaattaattgtattttcgagTGTTTTGTATTCTTCATTCCAATCGTTTAAGTTTATTTTATAGTGTTTTGTGTTCGTCTCTGATTTTCAGCTCGTTTTACTAAAATCGTTTAGGTTTATTTTATAGTGTTTATATTCTGTGTATTTGATTGCATATTCCTCTATTGCTATGTACCTTTTTAGCTACTATGAAGTGTTTGCTAAGTTTCTGTAGAAGATTTTAGTTACTCCAATTAGAGGCCAAGTTATTAACAAAATACTTTAGGTGAAGTGCATCTTATTTCTACTGCATGTTCAATTTTTCATCACTATATGTACATTTCATATGTTTATAGAAATTATTGTCTTTCTATGCTGATAATAGGTTGGATAGTGATGATAATCACCCGAGTAGTTCTCGTCCTTCTAAAAGGCAGAAGTCTCGTCGTCCTGTGTTTCCATCTGCTGTTACACGCATGTCTCCAAATGGATTAGTATTTAGCTTCACTCAGAGCTAACAAAGAGTTCCTTGCTACAATTTTCGCTACTAGCAGCATCGATCCATCTAGTTTGCACCTCGTCCAACCTGTAAATCACAAATCCAACTCCTGTTTGAGTGCTACCCTGAAAAAAGGCTGCCACGAAGAGTTCCCCGTTCACTAGAAATTGATTTATGTGATTGAAATTCAGAAATACTGCTGGAAGAAAGATGGACTTAACAACCTTGGTCACCCGATGATCAATAATATGAACATTTCCCTTCCAATCAATAGCTCGAACATGATTTCCACCATAACTGATCACGTCCGAGAACTTAATTATGATGCTTTCGCGCACAAAGCTCCAGTTTCCATTTTTTAGGCTCAACCCAGTAGAGTACCTTCCCCATACAACACCATAGCAGTATAACCAGCACAACAGATAATTACTCTAGTAACACCGGGAACATCTTCTTCGTCGCTTTGGTACTTGAAGACATAGCTTTTAGCAACTTGGGATACTCTAAAGTTTGACAGGtctaaatacttggggcaatttgaTGGTAGATGTTTAACACGATTGGTTGAGCGGGTACAGAATTCGAAGCTTGCCAGGAACGATTTCCTCCACGGTTAGAAACCAACCGCAGGAAGTAGGTGAAAAACAGATTGGTTTTACGAGAAAGACATCACGAGCGACAAGGATAAGTGGCTCGTGGGAACGATCAGTGAATGGAAGATTCCCATTTGAGATGATCAAAGGAAGGAATGGAGATAAAAGGCTAATATGGTTTGAGTTTCGAGAGGAATGCCAGTTCTTGCAAACGGAATGTAATCGACACACATCGACTCCACTGTCTAAGAGTTTTTCGATGTTTGAGATGATCTCCGGTGGAAGGTTCGACCACCGACTTTTCATTTCAGCTCCGTTTCGACCAGCCATATCTTTTTTTGGTCATTGCTCCTAAAAATCTTAATATAGTGCGTTAATGGCGTTTCTTCTCGCTATTATATTGGAACTTTCAACTGGCGTGAGGCGTGACTACATTGCTTTGGGAAGTCTAAAAAGTGGTCTGCTGTTAAATGTTGACAGGTCCGCCAACTGTAATCTGTTTTAGACCTCCACTCAAACAGTTATTATTctatgagacggtctcacaatGTAAGACGGTCCATTTGTATAAATTtcactttattatattgtatGAGACAATCTCATGCTGTGTGAGACCATCTTATCCTAGAATTTGTGCTactcaattttttgaatttttttccaaaataagcGATTTTCCTCAATTAATTATCAAAATGGGTCGAGTCTCAAATTAATTATCGAAAATGGATCCACGTAGGCTGATTCAAAGTCCTCAGACACTATTCCATGATAGTGAAACAATCCTTATTAGCAATGCAATGTTATtatagaaaaaagaaagaaaaatattcCATCGAGTAAAAAGGCGTTATTAGGTAGTATTAAGGCTCGTATCATACTCTCAGTTTTACTATACGGATCTATATGTGAGACGTTGATATCAAGATTTGTTATAATTATTATACACAATAGACGTACCACTTCCGGAATGTAGACCATCATACTTCTTTGTTCTTCTCTTTATCAAATAAATTGTCACTGTGATTATTAAAATGGCACCAACTACTGAGATAGTAATGGCTATAATGGTAGTCCCTGCAAAGTGTaagcaattaaaataaaacaactgtATCAAATCCACGTAGGGTGGCCTAATATTTTCTTAAATGACTTTTTATTATGTGTCCTTAGAATACATGTTAAAAAAATCGTAATTAATAAGTAATGTTATCTTTATAAAAAAACAAAGGTAGCGTCGCCACATAATAATCATAACAGCCATATACCATCATCAATTGGTctccccttgtgacgggttaccatttatgacggatattttgtgagataaaatggtaacaaaatgggttagtggagaaaggtgatcacatgaatagtgttgcagagagagaaaaagtgggtacattatgagataaaatggtatccgtttttaacttgtgacggatatgtcatgtcttcaatgagaatttgtgtaccaTCATTGGGTCATTGTTTTCAATAGTACATCGAGCTTTTCATAGTTTAATGAGTAACGAATGAGTGATTGGAAAAGTGGTTTTGTGGTCGATCAAATAATGACACCAGTAGGGCACTAAATGCAATTACTTTCCTCTCAGGGTATCTTAAGACCGTGACATCTATAAAGCATCTAGACACCGTAATACAGCCAACATTAGGGGTGTTTGGTTGAGGGGTATGTAATAGATTGGAATGAATATTATCGATTCAAGTGTTTGGTTGATCATTTTTGGAATGGATTTAGAAACCCAAGGGTTTCTCAATCTACCCCAATCCCTTGGAATCTCATACTCTACTCCTCCCTCAAGTTTCTAAATCTAATCCCCCTGGatacaaaacctaaaattaagAAAGAACAAAAAAACTCAAATTGTTGTTGTTCTACTCTAGTAAGTCTCATCTTCTACTTTCATAATATTTTTTTTGCTTTTATAAAAAATTTGCTTGTGATTGTTCATTGGTATACATGATTCATTGCAATAATACATGTGTCTATTGCTTTAAAAAATATttacgggttgtatgatgactcGTATGACAATTGCCTTAAAAAATTGTGTTGTTGTATAAGtaatagggttatttcataacaataatccatcctattggtggtctgcaataatcactctATCCTAttaataatcccaattaaatccaacctaagcaccataccttctaataacgaaccagctgatatttttttgaagtttatgttggaatatttgatagtttttggacaacctagctggtatatgtgaagtttatgtgtaatattttcaagtgatgaatcaagaacttggtttatttgatacacataaacttcaaaaaatatcagctggttcgttattagaaggtatgatgtttaggttggatttaattgggattattgataggatggagtaattattgcagaccaccaataggatggattattgttatgaaataaccctaagtAATATTGAAATATGCACATGATTGAATTATTTTCGCAGGATTGAATAGTAAAGTTCATTGTCTATGACCAGTTACATTCCGTATGTTGATTGAATTACAATCCATTACAAAATTGAACCAAACAAGTGTTAAAAGGTATAgggttctaactccattccacccTGGATTCTCATCCAAATCCATTCCATTCCCACATTttgaaccaaacaacccctaaaaCCCAATTACTCAAGTTGTTAACATGTATTTGCTTCGTTTCAGTTAataatttatactccctccaatttcctattatcttcattctttcctttttcacacaagtttgattatcttccctttttttttttggtaagtttcattcattttttattaatttctctctcctaaaaaatcaacaactctcattaatttatctattctttattcatcatccattctttattattttctctcacctataaatttcacaacttacaatactttattctactttattccttctttctttccttttcttaatttttgtgcccaaaagaaaggggaagatataagGAAATAAGAGGGAGTATGTGCTTTTTTTCTTTCATAAAATT is a genomic window containing:
- the LOC141631989 gene encoding uncharacterized protein LOC141631989 gives rise to the protein MAKKIRNLSNLERAKIIQIILLKCINGKQVRGTMLELAQQYGVTRKAITNLWNEAKQQRDAGELINVNNKLKGREGTNKVTFDAARFKSIHYKLKTTQKRVAAAMAVSQSTVCRWVKSKVIRSHTNALKPSFTDKNKLARLIFCLSKLYYDEMLSKIMFKDQGNLIYIDEKWFYITKDGQRYYLSQTEPDPEEEPFRSVQSKSYIGKIMFMCAVVRPKFSNNNEYVFDGKIGIWPFVSLEPAQRNSKNRVAGTLETKPIKSITKPVIKNMMLGVVLPEIKRKWPANASKNIFIQQDNARPHISNNDLDFREAASSDGWNIQLVQQPPNSPDLNVLDLGFFRAIQSLQTLTNSYKLDELVVAVTTAFDNLEVIKLNYVFITMQGCMLEVLKRRGHNDYKIPHMHKSKLAKEGLLPEYLEAEKSLVKDSIRYINNVDVANAGNAENITELVDAVMSDSPYLI